A genomic segment from Bradyrhizobium sp. ISRA430 encodes:
- a CDS encoding cold-shock protein — MQKGTVKWFNPTKGYGFIRPNGGDKDVFVHISAVERAGLTTLNENQVVEYDLVENRGKTSAENLKVS, encoded by the coding sequence ATGCAAAAGGGCACCGTCAAATGGTTCAACCCGACCAAGGGCTATGGCTTCATTCGACCGAACGGCGGCGATAAGGACGTCTTCGTCCACATCTCCGCCGTCGAGCGCGCGGGCCTCACGACCCTCAATGAAAACCAGGTGGTTGAATACGACCTCGTGGAGAACCGCGGCAAAACATCCGCGGAGAACCTCAAGGTCTCCTGA